TACACGGAGCTGGACGAGGCCGAGACCGCGGAACTCGCCGAGTTCACCAAGCGCGGGATGACCGCGCTGCGGGCCGCCTCAGGGGCGCACGGCTTCAACCTGGGCATGAACCAGGGCGATGCCGCCGGTGCCGGGATCGCCGCTCACCTGCACCAGCACATCGTGCCCCGGTGGGGCGGTGACACGAACTTCATGCCGGTCGTCGGCCACACCAAGGTCCTGCCGCAGCTGCTCGCCGACACCCGCCGGATGCTGGCCGACGCCTGGCCGGCCGGCTCCTAGGTCGTGTCCGCAAAGTCCCGCCTGCCTGGAGGCGTCTGGCACGCCCGCTCGCGGCGTTGTCGTCACTCGCCGATGCTCCGCATCGACTCCCTCCTCCGCCTTGCGATCGCACGCACCAGACGCCTCCAGGCCCGCCCTTCGGGCGGACGACGCTACTTTGCGGACACTCCCTAGCGGACCTCAGGCGTCGTACACGTCGGCCTTCTTCGGCGCCGGGTCCGCGGTGAAGCTGCTGCCGGCCATCGCGCTGGTGTCCACGCCGTGCTCCTCCAGCACCTTGACGATCGCGGCGTGGACCGCGCGCATCACGGGCGTGGCGGCCCGTATGGCGTCGTCGGCCATGAAGCGGTGCTTCCAGGGCTGCTCCGCCCAGACGTGCCGCAGGCCGAAGGGCTCCGGCAGGACGATCTTGCCGCCGAGGAAGTCGAGGACCGGCGGGAACCAGGTCAGGGGGGCGCGGACGGCGAGGCGGACGACCTCGTTCGTCTCGATCAGGGGGAGCTTGATCTCCCTGGTCTCCCAGAAGCGGACGGTCTTGGCGACCTCCTTGGTCTTCGCGGCGGGCTTGCCCAGGAAGAGGGAGTGGACCGGGCCGAGCGCGTGTCCGGAGACCTCGATACGGAGGGTGTGCATCAGGGCCGTCACGGTGACCAGCATGGTGAGGACGAGCTGGCCGTCCCAGAGGACGAACTGCACGCCCAGGTAGTGGCGGTTGCCCTTGCCGAACTGGTTCTCGTTGCAGATGCGCTGTATCTCGTGCGGCTTCACCTGGTACATGACGATGTTCTCGCCGTCGGGGCGGGCGACCTCCTTGGCGCCGTCGCCGACGGGGGACACGATCCAGTGGGTGACCGACGGGGTGGGGAAGCCGGTCTTGAGGGAGCCGCGTTCCAGGAGCTTCAGCTGGTCGTGGATGGGGCGGATGACGTCCCAGGTGCGGAAGGCGTGGATCTCCTTGCCGTCACGGGGCTTGAGCTCCTCGGCGAGGTGCCAGCCGCCCCAGCGCGTGCCCATGCCGAGTATGCCGCGGGGGCCGGCGTAGAAGACGACGTTGGAGCGCTGTTCGGCGGTGAGTTTCTCCAGGGACTGGCGCAGTTCCTCGGCGGCGGTCTCGCCGGGGCTGCCGGGCACGGCCTCGGGGATCTTGGCGGCGACGCCGCCGCCGCTGAGGAGGGCGTCCCAGCGGGCGCGGAGGTCCTTGGCGGTGGTCTCGCAGACGCGTTTGGCGAGGAACCAGCCGATGACGGGGGCGACGATCATGGCCCGCACGTAGAGCGGGAGGAACCCGTCCACCGGCAGTTTGACGAGGACGAGCGCCGCGAGGACGCCGACGGCGACGAGGAGGCCGGTCCCGGCGGCTCCGGCCTTCTTGTTGGCCGCTCCCGCCATGGTGCGGCGGAGCTGGAAGACGGCCAGCCAGAGCAGCAGTCCCGGGAGGAACGCGACGCCGAAGACCAGGGTGATGAGGGTGAGGCGGATGTCGCGCTGCTTGCGGATGCGCAGGGCCGACAGGCAGTGCTCGACGACGGGCTGGGGTTCGGTGCCGAAGGACTGGATGAGGGGTTTGCGTCCGCCGCCGAGCATGCGGACGACGACGGCGCGGGCGAACGCCTCGCCGAGGTTCGGTTCGAAGAGCGAGAACTTGCCCTTCTTGACGGTCGATTCGTACCAGTCGTTGTTGGCCTTGAGGATGTCCTCGATCGGGCTGTCGCGGTAGGCCGCCGAGGCCAGGGCGTTCGTGGCCACCGTCTGTCCGGCCGAGCCCTGGAGCGGGATCTGTGCCCCGGGCCGAAACTGTCCATCGTCACTGCCGCCCCCATCGACGCGTGTGCCGCTGTCGCTGTCTGTTTCCCAACTCGGCGTCGGCGCACACCTGCTGAGCTGGGCACTACAGCCTATCGGGGTGGCGGGGCGCGTGTACGGGAACGGCCGGATGCCGCCCGTCGGAGGGGAGTCGGCGGGCGGCATCCGGTGTGGAGGGGGTCAGGTCCGGGCTATTTCTCGGTCTCCTCGCGGATCTTGTCGGCGATCTGGGGCGGCATGGGTTCGTGGCGGGCGTAGGAGCGGTCGAAGCGTCCGGTGCCGTGGGAGATGGAGCGGAGGTCGACGGCGTAGCGGCCGATCTCGATCTCGGGGACGTCGGCGCGGACGAGGGTCTGCCCGGGGCCCGCCTGTTCGGTGCCGACGACGCGGCCGCGGCGGCCGGAGAGGTCGCTCATGACGGGGCCGACGTACTCGTCGGGGACGAGGACCTGCAACTCGGCGACGGGTTCGAGGAGGTTGATGCGGGAGTCGGCGGCGGCTTCGCGCAGGGCGAGGGCGCCGGCGGTCTGGAACGCCGCGTCGGAGGAGTCCACGGAGTGGGCCTTGCCGTCGGTGAGGGTGACGCGGATGTCGACGAGGGGGTAGCCGGCGGCGACGCCCTTCGAGGCCTGGGCGCGTACGCCCTTCTCGACGGACGGGATGAACTGGCGGGGTACGGCTCCGCCGACGACCTTGTCGACGAACTCGACGCCGGATCCTGCGGGGAGGGGTTCGACCTCGATCTCGCAGATGGCGTACTGGCCGTGGCCGCCGGACTGCTTGACGTGCCGGCCGCGCGCCGCGGCCTTCTCGCCGAAGGTCTCGCGCAGGGCGACCTTGTGGGGGACGGCGTCGACCTGGACGCCGTAGCGGTTGCGGAGCCGTTCGAGGGCGACGTCCCGGTGGGCCTCGCCGAGGCACCAGAGGACCACCTGGTGGGTGTCCTGGTTCTGTTCGAGGCGCATGGTGGGGTCCTCGGCGGCGAGCCGGGCCAGACCCTGCGAGAGCTTGTCCTCGTCGGCCTTGCTGTGGGCGCGGATGGCGAGCGGCAGCAGCGGGTCGGGCATGGTCCACGGCTCCATGAGGAGCGGGTCGTCCTTCGAGGACAGGGTGTCGCCGGTCTCGGCGCGGGAGAGCTTGGCGACGCAGGCGAGGTCGCCGGCGATGCACTTGTTCAGCTGGCGCTGCTGTTTGCCGAAGGGCGTGAACAGGGCGCCGATGCGTTCGTCGACGTCGTGGTCCTCGTGGCCGCGGTCGGCCAGGCCGTGCCCGGAGACGTGGACGGTCTCGTCGGGGCGGAGGGTGCCGGAGAAGACGCGGACCAGGGAGATCCGGCCGACGTAGGGGTCGGAGGTGGTCTTGACGACTTCGGCGACGAGGGGCCCGTCGGGGTCGCAGGTGACCGCGGGGCGGGCCTTGCCCTCGGGGGTGGTGACGGTGGGCGCGGGCCGTTCGAGGGGCGTGGGGAAGCCGCGGGTGATCAGCTCCAGCAGCTCGACCGTGCCGAGGCCCTGTTTGCCGCCGGGGGCGGCGGGGGCTGCGGCGAGCACCGGGTGGAAGGTGCCGCGGGCGACGGCCTTCTCCAGGTCGTCGATGAGGGTCTTCAGGTCGATCTCCTCGCCGCCGAGGTAGCGGTCCATGAGGGACTCGTCCTCGCTCTCGGCGATGATGCCCTCGATGAGCCGGTTGCGGGCCTCCTCGATGAGGGCGGCCTGCCCGTCGTCCGGCGGGTTCTCGACGCGCTCGCCGGAGGAGTAGTCGAAGATGCGGCGGGTCAGGAGCCCGACGAGGCCCGTGGCGGGGGCGTGTCCGTCGGCCGCCTCGGCGCCGAGCACGGGCAGGTAGAGGGGGAGCACCGCGTCGGGGTCGTCGCCGCCGAAGATCTCGCCGCAGATACGGGTGAGCTGGTCGAAGTCCGTACGGGCGGTGTCGAGGTGCGTGACGACGATGGCGCGGGGCATGCCGACGGCGGCGCACTCGTCCCACACCATGCGGGTGGCGCCGGCGACGGCGTCGGCCTCCTGGGCGGCCGAGACGACGAAGAGCGCGGCGTCGGCGGCGCGCAGGCCGGCCCGCAGTTCGCCGACGAAGTCGGCGTAGCCGGGGGCGTCGAGCAGGTTGATCTTGCAGCCGCCCCATTCGAGGGGGACGAGGGAGAGCTGTACGGACCGCTGCTGGCGGTGCTCGATCTCGTCGTAGTCGGAGAGCGAGGTGCCGTCCTCGACGCGGCCGGCCCGGTTGATGGCGCCGGCGGTGAGGGCGAGGGCCTCGACGAGGGTGGTCTTGCCGGATCCGCTGTGGCCGACCAGCACCACGTTCCGGATGGATGAGGGCTGGTCGGCCGTTACTGCCCTGCCGGCGGCCCCTGGGGTGTTCGCCTTGTCGCCCATGGTTCTTCCTCCCGATCGCAAGGTGGACGGTGAGGTGGGGGGCGCGGGCGCTGGGGGAGCGGCGTGGGCATGGGCCCCAGCCCTGTGCGGGGCAGCTCCGGCGGTGCCCGCGGTGGTCTTTCGAGCTTTCCACTCCGTTGGGGCTGCGTCCATACGTCGGACATACGCCGACGTCGGAGCGGTGCGACGGGTGCCCGGGGGTGTCGTGGGGCGGTGCGTGGCTACGATGGGCGCGCCGGTGGCCGAAGGGGCCGCTCGGCCCACCGACCCCTCGGGAAGGCCATGCTGAACAAGTACGCGCGTGCGTTCTTCACGCGTGTTCTCACACCGTTCGCCGCGTTCCTCCTGCGTCGCGGGGTGAGCCCCGACGCGGTGACGCTCGTCGGTACGGCCGGGGTGGTGGCGGGTGCGCTGGTCTTCTTCCCGCGCGGGGAGTTCTTCTGGGGCACGATCGTCATCACGCTGTTCGTGTTCTCCGACCTGGTCGACGGCAACATGGCGCGGCAGGCGGGGATCTCCAGCCGGTGGGGCGCGTTCCTGGACTCGACCCTGGACCGGGTGGCGGACGGCGCGATCTTCGGCGGGTTCGCCCTGTGGTACGCGGGCGGCGGCGACGACAATGTCCTGTGTGCCGTGTCGATCTTCTGCCTGGCGAGCGGCCAGGTCGTGTCGTACACGAAGGCGCGGGGTGAGTCGATCGGGCTGCCGGTCGCGGTGAGCGGCCTGGTGGAGCGGGCGGAGCGGCTGGTGATCTCGCTGGTCGCGGCCGGTCTGGCCGGGCTGCACGGGTTCGGTGTGCCGGGCATCCAGGTGCTGCTGCCGATCGCGCTGTGGGTGGTGGCCGTGGGCAGCGCGGTGACGCTGGGGCAGCGGGTGGTGACGGTGCGCCGTGAGGCGGCGGAGGCCGACGCGGCGACCGGTGGGGGTTCTCCGAGGGGGAGTGAGGCCACGTCATGAGCGGGGCGAAGGACCGGTTGACGGACGCGCTGTACGGGCTGGGCTGGGGGACGGTGAAGAAGCTCCCCGAGCCGGTCGCGGCCGGTCTCGGCCGCCGTATCGCGGACACGGCGTGGAAGCGGCGCGGCAAGGGCGTCCTGCGGCTTGAGGCGAACTTGGCGCGGGTCGTGCCGGACGCCTCGCCGGCGCGCCTGGCGGAGCTGTCGCGGGCGGGGATGCGCTCGTACATGCGGTACTGGATGGAGTCGTTCCGGCTGCCGACGTGGAGCCAGGAGCGGGTGCGGCACGCCTTCGACATCAAGGACGTGCACTACCTGACGGACGGGCTCGCGGCCGGGAACGGCGTGATCCTGGCGCTGCCGCACCTGGCGAACTGGGACCTGGCGGGCGTGTGGGTGACCCGCGCGCTCGGGGTGCCGTTCACGACGGTCGCCGAGCGGCTGAAGCCGGAGACGCTGTACGACCGGTTCGTGGCGTACCGCGAGTCGCTGGGCATGGAGGTGCTGCCGCACACCGGTGGGGCGGCCTTCGCGACGCTGGCGCGGCGGCTGCGGTCGGGTGGGCTCGTGTGCCTGGTCGCGGACCGGGACCTGTCCGCGTCGGGTGTCGAGGTGGAGTTCTTCGGCGAGACGGCGCGGATGCCGGCGGGTCCCGCGCTGCTGGCCCAGCAGACCGGGGCGCTGCTGCTGCCGGTGACGCTCTGGTACGACGACTCGCCGGTGATGAAGGGGCGGGTGCACCCGCCCGTCGACGTACCGGAGTCAGGTACGCGGGCCGAGAAGACGTCTGTCATGACGCAGGCGCTGGCCGAGGCCTTCGCCGGCGGTATCGCCGACCACCCGGAGGACTGGCACATGCTGCAGCGGCTGTGGCTCGCGGATCTCGACGAGCGGCGGGAGGAGGCGCGCCCGTGAGGATCGGCATCGTCTGCCCGTACTCCTGGGACGTGCCGGGCGGCGTCCAGTTCCACATCCGGGACCTGGCCGAGCACCTGATCCGGCTGGGTCACGAGGTGTCGGTGCTGGCGCCCGCGGACGACGAGACGCCGCTGCCGCCGTACGTCGTGTCGGCGGGGCGGGCCGTGCCCGTGCCGTACAACGGCTCGGTGGCCCGGCTGAACTTCGGGTTCCTGAGCGCGGCCCGGGTGCGCCGCTGGCTCCACGACGGCACGTTCGACGTGATCCACATCCACGAGCCGGCGTCGCCGTCGCTGGGCCTGCTGGCCTGCTGGGCGGCGCAGGGCCCGATCGTGGCCACGTTCCACACCTCGAACCCCCGGTCGCGGGCCATGATCGCGGCGTACCCGATCCTCCAGCCCGCCCTGGAGAAGATCAGCGCCCGGATCGCGGTGAGCGAGTACGCGCGCCGCACGCTCGTCGAGCACCTGGGCGGGGACGCGGTGGTCATCCCCAACGGCGTCGACGTCGACTTCTTCGCGCGCGCCGAGCCGAAGGCCGCGTGGCAGGGCGAGACCCTCGGGTTCATCGGCCGGATCGACGAGCCCCGCAAGGGCCTGCCGGTGCTGATGAGGGCCCTGCCGAAGATCTTCGCGGCCCGCCCGCAGGCGCGGCTGCTGGTGGCGGGGCGGGGCGACGAGGAGGAGGCCGTCGCGTCGCTGCCGCGGGAGCTGCGGCAGCGGGTGGAGTTCCTCGGCATGGTCAGCGACGAGGACAAGGCGCGGCTGCTGCGCAGCGTCGACGTGTACGTGGCGCCCAACACCGGCGGGGAGAGCTTCGGCATCATCCTGGTGGAGGCGATGTCGGCGGGTGCTCCGGTCCTGGCGAGCGACCTGGACGCGTTCGCGCAGGTCCTGGACCGGGGAGCGGCCGGCGAGCTGTTCGCCAACGAGGACGCGGACGCCCTGGCGGACGCGGCGATCCGGCTGCTGGGCGACGAGGCCCGCCGCACGGAACTGCGGGAGCGGGGCAGCGCCCACGTACGCCGCTTCGATTGGTCGACGGTCGGCGCGGACATCCTCGCGGTGTACGAGACGGTGACGGACGGCGCGGCATCGGTGGCCGCGGACGACCGCGTCACGGGCCTGCGCGCCCGGTGGGGGCTGGCGCGGGACTGAGCCGGAGACCCGGCTGTTCCCGCGGGGGCGGCCGATGAGGGAGGGGCGTGTGGGGCGGGATGTCCGGGTACGGCGGTTGGACCTGGGCCACTTCGTGCGGCCCGCCGAGGAGACCGGTACGGGGCAGCCGCGGGTCGAGCCCGTGCTGGCCTACCTCGTACGGCACGAGGCGGGGCTGCTGCTCTTCGACACCGGCATCGGCGGCGGCGACCCCGCGACGGAGGCGCACTACCGGCCGCGCCGCAAGGACCTGCGCGGCGCGCTCGCGGCCGCCGGAGCCGCACCGGACGACGTCGACCTCGTCGTGAACTGCCACCTCCACTTCGACCACTGCGGCGGCAACCGCCTGCTGCCGGGCCGGCCCGTGGTCGTCCAGCGCCGTGAGCTGGCCGCCGCGCGGGCCGGCGGCCACACCATCGACGGCCTGGTCGACTTCCCCGGCGCACGCCACGAGGAGCTGGACGGCGAGGCCGAGCTGTGGCCCGGCGTGCACGTCGTACCGACACCCGGGCACACCGACGGCCACCAGTCGCTGGTCGTGCGCACCGACCGGGGCGTCACCGTCCTCGCGGGCCAGGCACGTGACACGGCGTCCGACTTCGCGTCGGACGAGATGGCCCGGCGGGCGGCGCTCGACGAACCGGGCGGCTCCTGGCCCCCGTACCCGGGCTGGCTCGACCGGCTGGCCGCCTTCGGGCCGGGGCGCGTGCTGTTCGCCCATGACCGCTCGGTGTGGGAAGGGACGCTGCCGGGGCCCGGGTAGCCTGTGCGCCCGTGACCGTAACGCTGATCTGGATCGCCGTCGCCCTCTTCGCCATCGGCCTGTACCTGAGCTGGACCGCGGGGCGCCTCGACCGGCTGCACGCCCGGATCGACGCCGCCCGCGCCGCGCTCGACGCGCAGTTGCTGCGCCGGGCGTCGGTCGCCCAGGAGCTGGCCACTTCCGGGATCCTCGACCCGGCGGCGTCGATCGTCCTCTACCAGGCCGCGCACGCCGCCCGGCAGGCCGAGGAGGAGCAGCGGGAGGTCGCCGAGAGCGAACTGAGCCAGGCGCTGCGCGCGGTGTTCGGCGAGCCGGAGCAGATGGAGGCCGTACGGGAGGCGCCCGGCGGCGAGGAGGCGGCCGGCGAACTGGCCGCGGCGGTGCGCAGGGTGCCGATGGCGCGGCGCTTCCACAACGACGCGGTGCGGGCGGCGCGGGCGCTGCGCCGCCACCGCAAGGTGCGCTGGTTCCGGCTGGCGGGGCACGCCCCGTTCCCGATGGCCTTCGAGATGGACGACGAGCCCCCGACGGCCCTGGCGGACCGGGCGGCGTAGGGGCCGACCGGCGGAGCCGACCCCCACGGCACCGAGCCGGCGACCCGCGCGGCACCGAGCCGGCGACCCGCGCGGCACCGAGCCGGCGACCCGCGCGGCACCGAGCCGGCGACCCGCGCGGCACCCGGCCGGCGGCGGGGCGGCTAGGCACCCGGTCAGCGGCGGGGCGGCTTGGCAGCGGTCGGCGGCGGGGCCGCATGGCACCGACCGGCGGCCGGGCGGCTCGGCACCCGGTCGGCGGCGGGTCGGCATGGCACTGGTCGGCGGCGGGGCTGCGCGGCACCGGTCGGCGGCCAGTCCGCTCGGCATCGACCGGCGGCGGGCCCACAGCGGCACCCGGCTGGGCCGCCCCAGGCCACAGGCCGGGCCGCCCCAGGCCACAGGTGGCCTTGGAACCGGATCTTCCAAGGGCCGGTGAGGCGGATGCGGACCGCTCGGAGGCGCCGGATCGGCTGATCCGGGCCGAAAACGAGCCACCTCCTCACCATTGGCCCTTGCTGTGGCCTGCGCGGTCCAGGTTTCCTCCTTGTGTTGTCCCCGGGCCTCGTGCCCGCCCCGTTTCTGAGTGAGGTCCTCCGTGTCCACCACGCCCACCACCACCCCCCAGTCCCCCGAGACCGGCACCGCCCGCGTGAAGCGCGGCATGGCCGAGCAGCTCAAGGGCGGCGTGATCATGGACGTCGTCACGCCGGAGCAGGCCAAGATCGCCGAGGACGCCGGCGCCGTCGCCGTCATGGCCCTCGAGCGCGTCCCCGCCGACATCCGCAAGGACGGCGGCGTCGCCCGCATGTCCGACCCGGACATGATCGAAGGCATCATCGACGCCGTCTCGATCCCGGTCATGGCCAAGTCCCGCATCGGCCACTTCGTCGAGGCCCAGGTCCTGCAGTCCCTCGGCGTCGACTACATCGACGAGTCCGAGGTCCTGACCCCCGCCGACGAGGTCAACCACTCCGACAAGTGGGCGTTCACCACCCCCTTCGTCTGCGGCGCCACCAACCTGGGCGAGGCCCTGCGCCGTATCGCCGAGGGCGCGGCCATGATCCGCTCCAAGGGCGAGGCCGGCACCGGCAACGTCGTCGAGGCCGTCCGCCACCTGCGCCAGATCAAGAACGAGATCGCCAAGCTGCGCGGCTTCGACAACAACGAGCTGTACGCCGCCGCCAAGGAGCTGCGCGCCCCGTACGAGCTGGTCAAGGAGGTCGCCGAGCTGGGCAAGCTGCCGGTCGTGCTGTTCTCCGCCGGTGGCGTGGCCACCCCGGCCGACGCCGCTCTGATGCGCCAGCTGGGCGCCGAGGGCGTCTTCGTCGGCTCCGGCATCTTCAAGTCCGGCGACCCGGCCAAGCGCGCCGCCGCCATCGTGAAGGCCACCACCTTCTACGACGACCCGAAGATCATCGCCGACGCGTCCCGCAACCTGGGCGAGGCCATGGTGGGCATCAACTGCGACACCCTCCCCGAGGCCGAGCGCTACGCGAACCGGGGCTGGTAACAGCCATGAGCAGCACCCCCGTGATCGGCGTCCTGGCCCTCCAGGGCGACGTACGGGAGCACCTGATCGCCCTGGCCGCGGCGGACGCCGTGGCCAGGCCGGTCCGGCGCCCCGAAGAGCTCGCCGAGGTCGACGGCCTCGTCATCCCCGGCGGCGAGTCCACCACCATGTCCAAGCTGGCCACGGTCTTCGGCATGCTGGAGCCGCTGCGTGAGCGGATCGCCGCGGGCATGCCCGTCTACGGCACCTGCGCCGGCCTGATCATGCTCGCCGACAAGATCCTCGACCCGCGCTCGGGCCAGGAGACGCTCGGCGGCATCGACATGATCGTGCGCCGCAACGCCTTCGGCCGGCAGAACGAGTCGTTCGAGGCGTCCGTCGAGGTCGCCGGCATCGACGGCCCCGTGGAGGGCGTCTTCATCCGCGCCCCGTGGGTCGAGTCGGTCGGCGCGACCGCCGAGGTCGTCGCCGAGTACGACGGTCACATCGTCGCCGTCCGCCAGGGCAACGCCCTCGCGACGTCGTTCCACCCCGAGCTGACCGGTGACCACCGGGTGCACGCCCTGTTCGTCGACATGGTGCGCGCCGCGCTCTGACGAGATCCCGGTAGGATCTCTGGGGTTCGTTCTGATTTTGGTTACGCGAAGGAGACAGGCAGATGTCCGGCCACTCTAAATGGGCTACGACGAAGCACAAGAAGGCCGTGATCGATGCCAAGCGCGGCAAGCTCTTCGCGAAGCTGATCAAGAACATCGAGGTCGCGGCCCGTACGGGCGGCGCCGACCCCGACGGCAACCCGACGCTGTTCGACGCCATCCAGAAGGCGAAGAAGAGCTCCGTGCCGAACAAGAACATCGACTCCGCGGTCAAGCGCGGCGCCGGCCTGGAGGCCGGTGGCGCCGACTACGAGACGATCATGTACGAGGGTTACGGCCCGAACGGTGTCGCGGTGCTCATCGAGTGCCTCACCGACAACCGCAACCGCGCCGCCTCGGACGTCCGTGTCGCCATGACCCGCAACGGCGGCTCGATGGCCGACCCGGGCTCGGTGTCGTACCTCTTCAACCGCAAGGGCGTCGTCGTCCTCCCCAAGGGCGAGCTGACCGAGGACGACGTGCTCGGCGCCGTCCTGGACGCCGGTGCCGAGGAGGTCAACGACCTCGGCGAGAACTTCGAGGTGATCAGCGAGGCCACCGACCTCGTCGCGGTCCGCACCGCCCTCCAGGAGGCCGGCATGGACTACGAGTCGGCCGAGGCCAGCTTCGTCCCGACCATGCAGGTCGAGCTGGACGAGGAGGGCGCGAAGAAGATCTTCAAGCTGATCGACGCGCTCGAGGACAGCGACGACGTGCAGAACGTCTTCGCCAACTTCGACGTCTCCGACGACGTGATGGCCAAGGTCGACGCCTGACCCACCCGCATCAGCGCGACGGGCCGACGGGAACACACCCCGTCGGCCCGTCGCGTTGTCAGTGGCACCGGCTAGCCTGCACAAACAGCTGAACAGCCGAGCGAAGGAGGGGTGCGTGCGCGTTCTCGGGGTGGACCCAGGCCTGACGCGGTGCGGTGTCGGCGTCGTCGAAGGGGTCGCCGGACGCCCGCTGACCATGCTCGGCGTCGGCGTCGTCCGCACCCCCGCGGACGCCGACACGGGCCACCGCCTCGTCGCCGTCGAGCGGGGCATCGAGGAGTGGCTGGACACGCACCGGCCCGAAGTCGTCGCCGTCGAGCGCGTGTTCAGCCAGCACAACGTCCGTACGGTGATGGGCACGGCGCAGGCCAGCGCCGTCGCGATGCTGTGCGCGTCGCGCCGCGGCATCCCCGTCGTCCTGCACACGCCGAGCGAGGTCAAGGCCGCCGTCACCGGCAGCGGCCGCGCCGACAAGGCGCAGGTCGGCGCCATGGTCACCCGGCTGCTGCGGCTCGACGCCCCGCCGAAGCCGGCCGACGCCGCCGACGCCCTCGCCCTCGCCATCTGCCACATCTGGCGCGCGCCCGCGCAGAACCGGCTCCAGCAGGCCGTCGCCGCCCACCGCGCCCACCACGCCCGAGCCATGAAAGGCCGTACCGCATGATCGCCTTCGTGAGCGGACCCGTCGCCGCCCTCGCCCCGACCACCGCGGTGATCGAGGTCGGCGGCGTCGGCATGGCCGTCCAGTGCACGCCGAACACGCTGTCGACCCTGAGGATGGGTCAGGAGGCCCGTCTCGCCACGTCGTTGGTCGTACGGGAGGACTCGCTCACCCTGTACGGCTTCGCCGACGACGACGAGCGGCAGGTCTTCGAACTGCTCCAGACCGCCAGCGGCGTCGGCCCGCGCCTCGCCCAGGCCATGCTCGCCGTGCACACCCCGGACGCGCTGCGCGTCGCGGTCGCCACCGGCGACGAGAAGGCCCTCACGGCCGTGCCCGGCATCGGCAAGAAGGGCGCCCAGAAGCTGCTGTTGGAGCTGAAGGACCGGCTCGGCGAACCGACCGGCGCGCACACCGCCGCACCGGCCGCCGCCGCGGGCCCCGCGGCGTGGCGCGACCAGCTGCACACCGCGCTCATCGGCCTGGGCTACGCCACCCGCGAGGCCGACGACGCGGTGGCCGCCGTCGCCCCGCAGGCCGAGGCCGCGGCCGGCGCACCGCACATCGGGCAGCTCCTCAAGGCCGCCCTCCAGACCCTCAACCGCACCCGCTGACCGACGAGGCATCCACTGTGAACTGGGACGACACCCCACCCACCGGCGACGAGGCCGCCTCCGAGCGGCTGGTCGGCGCCTCCGCCGACGGCGAGGACCAGGCCGTCGAGGCGGCCCTGCGCCCCAAGTCGCTGGACGAGTTCGTCGGCCAGGAG
The genomic region above belongs to Streptomyces coeruleoprunus and contains:
- a CDS encoding HIT domain-containing protein, which produces MLIRMTNEPEQQIGVGTPDAFQRLWTPHRMAYIQGENKPTGSGADDGCPFCTIPSKSDEDGLIVARGESVYAVLNLYPYNGGHMMIVPFRHVADYTELDEAETAELAEFTKRGMTALRAASGAHGFNLGMNQGDAAGAGIAAHLHQHIVPRWGGDTNFMPVVGHTKVLPQLLADTRRMLADAWPAGS
- a CDS encoding elongation factor G-like protein EF-G2, with amino-acid sequence MGDKANTPGAAGRAVTADQPSSIRNVVLVGHSGSGKTTLVEALALTAGAINRAGRVEDGTSLSDYDEIEHRQQRSVQLSLVPLEWGGCKINLLDAPGYADFVGELRAGLRAADAALFVVSAAQEADAVAGATRMVWDECAAVGMPRAIVVTHLDTARTDFDQLTRICGEIFGGDDPDAVLPLYLPVLGAEAADGHAPATGLVGLLTRRIFDYSSGERVENPPDDGQAALIEEARNRLIEGIIAESEDESLMDRYLGGEEIDLKTLIDDLEKAVARGTFHPVLAAAPAAPGGKQGLGTVELLELITRGFPTPLERPAPTVTTPEGKARPAVTCDPDGPLVAEVVKTTSDPYVGRISLVRVFSGTLRPDETVHVSGHGLADRGHEDHDVDERIGALFTPFGKQQRQLNKCIAGDLACVAKLSRAETGDTLSSKDDPLLMEPWTMPDPLLPLAIRAHSKADEDKLSQGLARLAAEDPTMRLEQNQDTHQVVLWCLGEAHRDVALERLRNRYGVQVDAVPHKVALRETFGEKAAARGRHVKQSGGHGQYAICEIEVEPLPAGSGVEFVDKVVGGAVPRQFIPSVEKGVRAQASKGVAAGYPLVDIRVTLTDGKAHSVDSSDAAFQTAGALALREAAADSRINLLEPVAELQVLVPDEYVGPVMSDLSGRRGRVVGTEQAGPGQTLVRADVPEIEIGRYAVDLRSISHGTGRFDRSYARHEPMPPQIADKIREETEK
- the pgsA gene encoding phosphatidylinositol phosphate synthase, which produces MLNKYARAFFTRVLTPFAAFLLRRGVSPDAVTLVGTAGVVAGALVFFPRGEFFWGTIVITLFVFSDLVDGNMARQAGISSRWGAFLDSTLDRVADGAIFGGFALWYAGGGDDNVLCAVSIFCLASGQVVSYTKARGESIGLPVAVSGLVERAERLVISLVAAGLAGLHGFGVPGIQVLLPIALWVVAVGSAVTLGQRVVTVRREAAEADAATGGGSPRGSEATS
- a CDS encoding phosphatidylinositol mannoside acyltransferase; amino-acid sequence: MSGAKDRLTDALYGLGWGTVKKLPEPVAAGLGRRIADTAWKRRGKGVLRLEANLARVVPDASPARLAELSRAGMRSYMRYWMESFRLPTWSQERVRHAFDIKDVHYLTDGLAAGNGVILALPHLANWDLAGVWVTRALGVPFTTVAERLKPETLYDRFVAYRESLGMEVLPHTGGAAFATLARRLRSGGLVCLVADRDLSASGVEVEFFGETARMPAGPALLAQQTGALLLPVTLWYDDSPVMKGRVHPPVDVPESGTRAEKTSVMTQALAEAFAGGIADHPEDWHMLQRLWLADLDERREEARP
- a CDS encoding glycosyltransferase family 4 protein, yielding MRIGIVCPYSWDVPGGVQFHIRDLAEHLIRLGHEVSVLAPADDETPLPPYVVSAGRAVPVPYNGSVARLNFGFLSAARVRRWLHDGTFDVIHIHEPASPSLGLLACWAAQGPIVATFHTSNPRSRAMIAAYPILQPALEKISARIAVSEYARRTLVEHLGGDAVVIPNGVDVDFFARAEPKAAWQGETLGFIGRIDEPRKGLPVLMRALPKIFAARPQARLLVAGRGDEEEAVASLPRELRQRVEFLGMVSDEDKARLLRSVDVYVAPNTGGESFGIILVEAMSAGAPVLASDLDAFAQVLDRGAAGELFANEDADALADAAIRLLGDEARRTELRERGSAHVRRFDWSTVGADILAVYETVTDGAASVAADDRVTGLRARWGLARD
- a CDS encoding N-acyl homoserine lactonase family protein, which codes for MGRDVRVRRLDLGHFVRPAEETGTGQPRVEPVLAYLVRHEAGLLLFDTGIGGGDPATEAHYRPRRKDLRGALAAAGAAPDDVDLVVNCHLHFDHCGGNRLLPGRPVVVQRRELAAARAGGHTIDGLVDFPGARHEELDGEAELWPGVHVVPTPGHTDGHQSLVVRTDRGVTVLAGQARDTASDFASDEMARRAALDEPGGSWPPYPGWLDRLAAFGPGRVLFAHDRSVWEGTLPGPG
- the pdxS gene encoding pyridoxal 5'-phosphate synthase lyase subunit PdxS; the protein is MSTTPTTTPQSPETGTARVKRGMAEQLKGGVIMDVVTPEQAKIAEDAGAVAVMALERVPADIRKDGGVARMSDPDMIEGIIDAVSIPVMAKSRIGHFVEAQVLQSLGVDYIDESEVLTPADEVNHSDKWAFTTPFVCGATNLGEALRRIAEGAAMIRSKGEAGTGNVVEAVRHLRQIKNEIAKLRGFDNNELYAAAKELRAPYELVKEVAELGKLPVVLFSAGGVATPADAALMRQLGAEGVFVGSGIFKSGDPAKRAAAIVKATTFYDDPKIIADASRNLGEAMVGINCDTLPEAERYANRGW